A window of the Cyanobacteria bacterium FACHB-DQ100 genome harbors these coding sequences:
- a CDS encoding ribonuclease HII — translation MPQNPTLETEQSLWKQGLLRVAGVDEAGLGCLAGPIVAAAVLVPPQCKMLEGVRDSKLLSASARSRLFDQIKASAVGVGVGIATVHEIEQINVLRASYLAMQRALSRIAPYDHALIDGRPIKQADLGSHTAIVDGDAICYAIACASIIAKVRRDRFMQQLAKRFPQYGWERNAGYGTKQHLEALDQFGVTPHHRRTYAPVQRTIQQLALNLED, via the coding sequence GTGCCGCAGAATCCGACCTTAGAAACGGAGCAGTCTTTGTGGAAGCAAGGACTGCTTCGTGTTGCAGGTGTAGACGAAGCGGGGTTAGGCTGTCTGGCAGGGCCGATCGTTGCGGCTGCCGTTCTCGTCCCGCCTCAGTGCAAAATGCTGGAGGGAGTTCGAGATTCTAAACTGCTCTCTGCATCCGCTCGATCGCGCTTATTTGATCAAATTAAAGCAAGCGCAGTCGGCGTTGGAGTGGGAATCGCAACGGTTCACGAAATTGAGCAAATCAATGTTTTACGGGCATCTTATCTTGCAATGCAACGGGCGCTCTCTCGGATTGCACCTTACGACCATGCGTTAATTGATGGTCGTCCGATTAAGCAAGCTGACCTTGGTTCACACACTGCGATCGTCGATGGCGATGCTATCTGTTACGCGATTGCTTGCGCCTCGATCATTGCAAAAGTGCGGCGCGATCGATTCATGCAGCAATTGGCAAAACGGTTTCCTCAATACGGCTGGGAACGCAACGCAGGCTATGGAACAAAGCAGCATTTAGAAGCGCTCGACCAGTTTGGAGTCACACCGCATCATCGTCGAACTTATGCCCCAGTTCAGCGAACTATTCAGCAGTTAGCGCTTAATTTAGAGGATTAG
- a CDS encoding DUF1997 domain-containing protein, translating to MDTRFSASLGVEIVVPDQPIHITNYLRQPQRVVNALAASSQIEPLNEEIYRLKMRSLNFMTLSIQPVVDLQIWATETAAINLRSIACELRGIEYDQFLLSLHGQLSPYQQHGLTYLKGQADLAVEVELPPPFTFMPRPLLETAGNSLLLSVLSTIKQRLLYQLLEDYRNWVALQMETNTPTHPIAANPLN from the coding sequence ATGGATACTCGGTTCTCTGCTTCGCTCGGTGTCGAAATTGTTGTTCCAGACCAGCCTATTCATATTACAAATTATCTCCGGCAGCCTCAGCGAGTGGTGAATGCCTTGGCGGCATCGAGTCAGATTGAGCCACTGAATGAAGAAATCTATCGGCTGAAAATGCGTTCATTAAATTTTATGACGCTATCGATTCAACCTGTTGTTGATCTGCAAATTTGGGCAACTGAAACTGCGGCGATTAATTTACGATCAATTGCCTGCGAACTGCGCGGAATTGAGTACGACCAGTTTTTACTCAGCTTGCACGGGCAGCTTTCTCCTTATCAACAGCATGGCTTGACCTATTTAAAGGGACAAGCAGACTTAGCCGTTGAGGTTGAACTTCCACCGCCGTTTACCTTTATGCCTCGCCCCCTGCTGGAAACGGCTGGAAATAGTTTGCTGCTGAGCGTTTTGTCCACCATTAAGCAGCGCTTGCTCTACCAGTTGCTAGAAGACTACCGAAATTGGGTGGCGCTGCAGATGGAGACGAACACTCCAACTCATCCGATCGCGGCTAATCCTCTAAATTAA
- the pheA gene encoding prephenate dehydratase, which yields MTQTIAHLGPHGTYTEAAALKYLTWLTQTSNETAFLCPYPSITQALEAVAKEQAHFAVVPVENSIEGSVTMTLDALWRLDTLKIQHAIVLPINHALLSIAERLDEIQTVYSHPQALAQCQNWLDRNLPNVQLIAANSTTEALQHLGEDQTIAAISSQRAAQLYSLPILASPINDHPENCTRFLVLSLDQSPGGSRTSLAFSVSANKPGVLMKPLQIFAERGINLSRIESRPTKRSLGDYVFFVDLEADTRQDAIQAALDELTTCTETLKVFGSYSVLPSS from the coding sequence ATGACACAGACGATCGCGCATCTAGGGCCGCACGGAACCTATACGGAAGCCGCTGCACTGAAATATTTAACCTGGTTAACTCAAACAAGCAATGAAACTGCGTTTCTTTGTCCCTATCCCAGCATTACACAGGCGTTAGAAGCGGTGGCAAAAGAGCAAGCGCACTTCGCAGTCGTTCCAGTTGAAAATTCGATCGAAGGAAGCGTGACAATGACGCTCGATGCCCTTTGGCGACTCGATACGCTCAAGATTCAACACGCGATCGTGCTGCCCATCAATCATGCTCTCCTCTCGATTGCAGAGCGCCTAGATGAGATTCAAACTGTCTACTCTCATCCCCAAGCTCTAGCCCAATGTCAGAATTGGCTCGATCGCAATCTTCCCAATGTTCAACTCATTGCCGCGAACTCAACCACCGAAGCATTACAGCATTTAGGCGAAGACCAGACGATCGCCGCAATTTCCTCGCAAAGAGCTGCTCAGCTTTATAGCCTGCCGATTCTTGCCTCTCCAATTAATGATCATCCAGAAAATTGCACCCGATTTTTGGTTCTAAGTCTCGATCAATCTCCCGGTGGAAGCCGGACTTCTCTCGCCTTTAGTGTAAGTGCAAACAAACCTGGCGTATTAATGAAACCGCTCCAGATTTTTGCAGAGCGAGGAATTAATTTGAGCCGAATTGAATCGCGTCCGACGAAGCGATCGCTAGGAGATTATGTGTTCTTCGTTGATTTAGAAGCTGATACTCGCCAAGATGCCATTCAAGCTGCACTCGATGAATTGACAACTTGCACAGAAACGCTGAAAGTTTTTGGCAGCTATAGCGTTTTGCCCTCAAGCTAA